GTGGATTATAAAGACCTATTTGGATCCCTGAGGCAGGCAATGACAGACTATACGGGTGAGGCGTTTGAAAACTACGATACCGAAGATGTGGAAGGATTATTGAAGGATAGGCTTGAAAAAGGCAGAGAACGATTAGAAGACGCACGCGAAGCGATTAAAGCGTTATGCGAACCGGTTGATCCGCCGAAACAGATTGCGGATTATATCCGTTATTTCTGTAGTGCGGAAAGTGGAAACAACGAACAGATAAAAGCCAATGAGCAGAAACGCATAAAACTCTATAAGTTGACTGCAGCCTTAGTCCGTGCATACGCTAACCTTGCAAATGAGATGGAGGCGGCAGGATATAGTGACGCGGAAGCAGAGAAAATCAAAAAAGAAGTGGGCGATTACGAATATGTACGTCAACAAGTAAAACTAACAAGTGGCGACTACATTGACCTGAAGATGTTCGAGCCTGATATGCGCCATCTGTTGGATACTTATATCCAAGCCGAGGAGAGTGAGACGCTCTCAACATTTGACAATATGCCACTTGTCCAACTGATCGTGAATAAGGGTGCCGATGCGGCGATTGAGAAATTGCCTGAAGGCATCCGCACAAGTGAAGAGGCGATCGCGGCAACAATAGAAAACAACATTCGGCGTGTCATTGTTGACAAATCAGAGATCAATCCCAAATATTATGAAGAGATGTCACGACTGCTTGATGAACTCATTCGTCAGCGGAGACAGGATAAAATTAATTATCGGCAATACCTATCAGAGGCTACGAGGTTGAGCAAGCAGATTACCGATCCTACTGCAAACTCGGACTATCCACAGGGCATTGATACAAAACCACGGCAGGCTTTTTTTGATAACTTACCAGACGATATGCCGGTTGATCATAAAACCGAAATGGCGAAAGCAATAGATGAGGCTATTATTGATGAAAGAAGTGATGAATGGAGAGGAAATAGATTCAAAGAACTTGAAATACGTAACGCCATTGAAATAGTTATCTTGGATGATTTTGATGACGATACTATTGACATTGACAAAATTTTCAATATCGCAAAAAATCAAGATGAATACTAAAACCGAAGATTATCATATTGAAGTCCGTGGTCTCTCCATAGAGGTTGTCCGTAAAGACATTAAGCATTTTTATATTGGTGTTCATCCACCCCATGGACAGGTGCGTGTGTCTGCACCATTGCGACTTGACGATGATGCCGTGCGGATGGCTATTATTTCACGTCTGGGATGGATTAGACGGAAACAAGCATCGTTTGCAAAGCAGGAACGTCAATCACAACGGGAGTATGTGTCCGGTGAAAGCCATTATTTTGCGGGGAAACGTTACAGACTGAAAGTAACAGAGCAGGACAGTCCACCAATGGTTCGCCTGCTTAACAATACGAGGATCGGATTAGTCGTACGTCCAGGGACAGACCGGGACAAACGCGAGTCAGTACTTTATGAATGGTATCGTGAACATCTTCGCGCACAATTACCACTACTCATTGCCAAATGGGAACAGAAGATGGGTTTGTCTGTTAACGAGGTGCGCATTAAGAAAATGAAAACACTCTGGGGGTCTTGCAACATCGGAGCCAAACGTATATGGCTTAATCTGGAACTGGCGAAGAAACCGAAATCGTGTCTGGTGTATGTATTGGTGCATGAGATGGTGCATTTACTGGAACGTCATCATAACGATCGGTTCCGTGAGTTGATGGACAAGTTCCTACCGCAATGGCGAACATATAGAGACATCCTCAACCAAGCCCCCTTGGCACACGAAGATTGGCGGTACTGATTTATAGCAAAGCGCGAAAATATATGAACATTACTGAAAGGAAAATCGATGAATTGCCTTGATTATGGACTCTCTTTTATTAACACTGTTGGCAACGGGAATGCTCCGCGCTTTTGGGTCGAATCGCGATGCCGCATCATAGATAACACAGATGGAAGTTTCAGCGATTATTACCAATGCGGTTCGTGTAAGAGTGAACACACCTTTGCGGAGAAAAATCTCTTCATAAATCCAAACTATGACTTCCTCCCTGTTTTTGGCAAAGAACACATAGCCGTATTCAGAAGGCATGCTTACTGCAACGATAACTACGCCGAATATAGACCGGCGCGGGACTATTGGGGAGGTCCCTTGTTTGATGTTCAAGAGGCATCGCCGGTCCGGGTCCTTGATAGCAACGCAGCCATTCTTGAGGCGACACAA
This region of Candidatus Poribacteria bacterium genomic DNA includes:
- a CDS encoding SprT family zinc-dependent metalloprotease, encoding MNTKTEDYHIEVRGLSIEVVRKDIKHFYIGVHPPHGQVRVSAPLRLDDDAVRMAIISRLGWIRRKQASFAKQERQSQREYVSGESHYFAGKRYRLKVTEQDSPPMVRLLNNTRIGLVVRPGTDRDKRESVLYEWYREHLRAQLPLLIAKWEQKMGLSVNEVRIKKMKTLWGSCNIGAKRIWLNLELAKKPKSCLVYVLVHEMVHLLERHHNDRFRELMDKFLPQWRTYRDILNQAPLAHEDWRY